The sequence GACGCCGATGCCCTGCTGGTCACGGAAGACGGCAAGCCGCACACGGTGCTGACGCGACAGGATCTGCTCGGGTACCTCTCCCGCTGAGCGCTCCGACGTCGCCTGACCCCGGGCGTAACGGGAGGGCCTCCGCTGCGGGGGCGGTCGTAGGCTGAGGGCATGTCCGACCACGCCTTCGCCACTCGCGCCATCCATGCAGGACAAGCTCCCGACCCGACGACGGGGGCGATCATCCCGCCGATCTACCAGTCCTCCACGCACGTGCAGGACGGCATCGGCGGTTTCCGCGAGGGCTACGAATACAACCGTGCCGGCAACCCCACGCGGTCGTCGCTCGAGACGCAGCTGGCCGCGCTCGAAGGCGGCGCGAGCGCACTCTCCTTCGCCTCGGGTCTTGCCGCCGAAGACGCTCTGCTGCGCGGCATCCTGAAGCCGGGCGATCATGTGCTGCTCGGCAACGACGTGTACGGCGGCACGTACCGACTGCTCACCAAGGTGCTCTCGCCGTGGGGAATCGACACGACGACGGTCGAGCTCTCGGATGTCGATGTGCTCCGCGCCGCGATCCGCCCCGAGACGAAGATCGTCTGGCTGGAGACGCCGAGCAACCCGCTGCTGAAGGTCGTGGACATCGCGCTCATCGCCGAGATCGCGCACGAGTCCGGTGCGATCGTGGTCGTGGACAACACCTTCGCCTCGCCCGCGCTCCAGCAGCCGCTCGCGCTCGGGGCCGACCTGGTCGTGCACTCCACGACGAAGTACCTCGGCGGCCACTCGGACGTGCTCGGGGGCGCCGTCGTGTTCAGCGACGACCGCTTCTTCGATCAGGTGAAGTTCCAGCAGTTCGCGGTCGGTGCGGTATCCGCGCCCCTGGACGCCTGGCTCACCACGCGGGGTATCAAGACGCTGGCGCTGCGGATGCGGCAGCACTCCGAGAACGCGCAGGCGATCGCGGAGTGGGCGGCAGCGCGCCCCGAGTTCGCGCAGGTGTATTACCCCGGACTCGCCTCGCACCCCGGTCACGAGATCGCCGCGAAGCAGATGAGCCGCTTCGGCGGGATGCTCTCGCTCGGGCTCGCCGCGGGCGCTGACGCCGCACGGGCCTTCGCCGAGAGCACCTCGCTGTTCCAACTGGCGGAGTCGCTGGGCGGAGTCGAATCCCTCATCGGGTACCCGCCGGACATGACCCACGCGTCGGTGCGCGGCACCGAGCTCGCCGTCCCGGAGAACGTCGTGCGGCTCTCGGTCGGGATCGAGGACATCGGCGACCTGCTCGCCGACCTCGAGCAGGGTCTGGAGCGCATCGCGCGCTGACCTCCCGCCCGGAGCCATCGCGGGGGTGGGGTCGGGTCGGCGGTAGCATGGGTTCTTCCCCTGGCGAATCGATTCGACCACGCACCCCGAACACTGGAAGGACGTCGTGTCCGACGCTCCCCGCACTGACTCCATCCCCACCTCGCGACCCGACGGGTCGGACGCCGTTCCTCCCGCAGAGCCCGAGCGCACCGCCACCGGCAGCATCCGCACCTCCACCGCCACCGGCGCCATCCGCACCCTCGGCGCGAACCCGGCGACAGCGCCCATCATGCTGCACCCGGGGGATGCGATCTCCCTCGGTCGCCGGACGCTGTACATCATCCTGCTCGGCGCGCTCACGGCACTCGGGCCGTTCACGATCGACCTCTACCTCCCCGCCTTCCCGGTGCTGGAGGAGGACTTCCAGACCACGGCTGCGGCGATCCAGCTGACCCTCACCGGCACGATGATCGGCTTCGCCCTCGGGCAGCTCGTCGTCGGTCCGCTCAGCGACAAGGTCGGCCGCCGGGTGCCGCTGATCGCGGTCACCGCCCTGCACGTGCTCGCCAGCGTCGGAGCGGCGTTCGCTCCGGACCTCGGTCTGCTCAGCGCCGCGCGCGTCCTCATGGGTGTGGGAGCCGCGGCCGGTGGCGTCGTGGCCATGGCCATCGTGCGTGACCTGTTCGGCGGCCGCCGCCTGGTGGTCATGCTCTCGCGTCTCGCGCTGGTGTCGGGTGTTGCCCCGGTCATCGCGCCGCTCATCGGCTCCTGGCTGCTGACTCTCATGCCCTGGCGGGGGATCTTCGTCGTCCTCGCCGCCTACGGCGTCGTGATGCTGGCCTCGGCGATCCTGTTCATCCCGGAGACGCTGCCCGTCGCCCGCCGACAGGACCGCGGTGGCGCGACGATGCTGCAGCGCTATCGCTCGGTGCTCTCGGATCGGGTCTTCCTCGGTGTGCTGGTGATCGGCGGCATGACCTTCTCGGGGCTGTTCTCCTACCTCTCGGCTTCGCCGTTCCTGTTCCAGGTCACGCACGGACTCGATGCGCAGCAATACGGCCTGCTCTTCGCCGTGAACTCGCTCGGCGTCGTCGCGGGCGTCCAGACCGCGTCTCGTCTCGCCGCCCGGTTCGGACCGCAGTGGGTCATGGCCTACTCCACCGCCGTGCTGCTGCTCGCCGGCGTCGCGATCATCGTCACCGACCAGCTCGGGCTCGGACTCTGGGGAACGGTCATCCCGCTCTTCGTGTTCATGACCGCCTGCGGTTTCACGTTCCCCAACGTGCAGGTGCTGGCGTTGGACCGCCACGGGAAAGCGGCCGGCACCGCGGCCTCCATCATCGGCGCGACGAACTTCGGTGTCGCCGGGCTCATCTCACCGGTCGTCGGATGGCTCTCCCACGACGCCGGGATCACCGCGACGACGATGGCCTCGGTCATGGTCGGCTGCGCGGCCATCGGCATCCTCTCGCTCTGGTTCGTCGTGCGTCCGCGGACCGTCGGGATGCTCAATCCCTGATCGGCAGGGCCTCGTCCCGCAGAATGGGACGATGGACAGGCGGATGCTGCTGTGGTGGGGGGCGGGCCTCCTCGCGCTCGCGACGGTGCTCGGTGCCCTGGTGGTGTTCGTGTATCCGGAGACGCCCGGCTTCGACCACTGGTGGAACGAGACGGTCGCCGGCATCCGGGGTGACTGGCTGCTGCAGTTCGCGCTGGTCATGGACTGGATCGGCGGCGGCTGGGTGGCGATCCTCGGGGTGCCGCTGCTGGCGATCCTCGTGCTCGTGCTCGCACGACGCTGGCGTGGTGCGGTCTTCGCGGCCGTGTGCTTCGCCGCGAGCGCCGGTGCGGTGCAGCTGCTCAAACAGCTCTTCGGAAGAGCGCGCCCGGAGGACATGCTGGTGGTGAGCGACTACGGCTCGTTCCCATCCGGCCACACCGCGAACGCGGCGACGATCGCGCTCGTGGTCTGGGTGCTGTTCCCGCGGGTCTGGACCGCGATCCTCGGTGTGCTGTGGGTGCTGGCGATGGCGCTCTCGCGGACATTCCTGTCGGTGCACTGGGCCACCGACACGCTCGGCGGTGCGCTCGTCGGCGCCGGCGTCGTGCTCGTGCTGGCGGCGTGGCTGCTGCCCTGGGTGCAGCAGAAGAAGTCCGAGGTGGAGGCGCCGATAGGCTGAACCGGACCGTTCAGTCAGAGGAGCCTTCGTGTCGCGCATCCGTCCCTACCGCCCCACCGATCGTGCCGCGCTGTACGAGATCTGCGTGCAGACCGCCGACGCGGGCGGGGATGCGACCGGCATCCTCCCCGACGACTCGCTGTGGGGCGACCTGTTCGCCGTTC is a genomic window of Microbacterium maritypicum containing:
- a CDS encoding cystathionine gamma-synthase; amino-acid sequence: MSDHAFATRAIHAGQAPDPTTGAIIPPIYQSSTHVQDGIGGFREGYEYNRAGNPTRSSLETQLAALEGGASALSFASGLAAEDALLRGILKPGDHVLLGNDVYGGTYRLLTKVLSPWGIDTTTVELSDVDVLRAAIRPETKIVWLETPSNPLLKVVDIALIAEIAHESGAIVVVDNTFASPALQQPLALGADLVVHSTTKYLGGHSDVLGGAVVFSDDRFFDQVKFQQFAVGAVSAPLDAWLTTRGIKTLALRMRQHSENAQAIAEWAAARPEFAQVYYPGLASHPGHEIAAKQMSRFGGMLSLGLAAGADAARAFAESTSLFQLAESLGGVESLIGYPPDMTHASVRGTELAVPENVVRLSVGIEDIGDLLADLEQGLERIAR
- a CDS encoding multidrug effflux MFS transporter, with the translated sequence MSDAPRTDSIPTSRPDGSDAVPPAEPERTATGSIRTSTATGAIRTLGANPATAPIMLHPGDAISLGRRTLYIILLGALTALGPFTIDLYLPAFPVLEEDFQTTAAAIQLTLTGTMIGFALGQLVVGPLSDKVGRRVPLIAVTALHVLASVGAAFAPDLGLLSAARVLMGVGAAAGGVVAMAIVRDLFGGRRLVVMLSRLALVSGVAPVIAPLIGSWLLTLMPWRGIFVVLAAYGVVMLASAILFIPETLPVARRQDRGGATMLQRYRSVLSDRVFLGVLVIGGMTFSGLFSYLSASPFLFQVTHGLDAQQYGLLFAVNSLGVVAGVQTASRLAARFGPQWVMAYSTAVLLLAGVAIIVTDQLGLGLWGTVIPLFVFMTACGFTFPNVQVLALDRHGKAAGTAASIIGATNFGVAGLISPVVGWLSHDAGITATTMASVMVGCAAIGILSLWFVVRPRTVGMLNP
- a CDS encoding phosphatase PAP2 family protein, whose amino-acid sequence is MDRRMLLWWGAGLLALATVLGALVVFVYPETPGFDHWWNETVAGIRGDWLLQFALVMDWIGGGWVAILGVPLLAILVLVLARRWRGAVFAAVCFAASAGAVQLLKQLFGRARPEDMLVVSDYGSFPSGHTANAATIALVVWVLFPRVWTAILGVLWVLAMALSRTFLSVHWATDTLGGALVGAGVVLVLAAWLLPWVQQKKSEVEAPIG